In one Pseudomonadota bacterium genomic region, the following are encoded:
- a CDS encoding sulfotransferase family 2 domain-containing protein — MNVSLDDLAMLLSVHIPKTAGTSFRQALQAQLGEDRVALTYLGRVMCGNDYVCGFQGRSLEHLADADAQALVDYCETNGVACIHGHYTLFALRDLFPNARCITFLRDPLKRLISAYNHMFVTMPDRAEQLSFEDFVRMERTQNVYESHGVLEYISDFDFIGITEQYGRSLELLQNVYPELGVLRLEEANVSQTKRFTRQDVRDDFLDELRSLNDGDYEIYSQVCGWFDEECERRGL, encoded by the coding sequence GTGAACGTGTCCCTGGATGATCTGGCGATGCTGCTTTCTGTGCATATTCCGAAAACTGCTGGCACTTCCTTCCGGCAGGCGCTGCAGGCCCAACTCGGCGAGGATCGGGTCGCCCTCACTTACCTGGGTCGGGTGATGTGCGGCAACGACTACGTCTGTGGCTTTCAGGGTCGCTCCCTCGAGCACCTGGCCGATGCCGACGCTCAAGCCCTGGTCGATTACTGCGAGACCAACGGAGTGGCCTGCATCCACGGGCACTACACCCTATTCGCCCTGCGCGATCTGTTCCCGAACGCACGCTGCATCACCTTTTTGCGCGATCCGCTGAAACGCCTGATCTCTGCCTACAACCACATGTTCGTGACCATGCCTGATCGAGCCGAGCAGCTATCCTTCGAGGACTTCGTACGGATGGAACGGACTCAGAACGTGTACGAATCTCACGGCGTCTTGGAGTACATCTCTGACTTCGATTTCATCGGCATCACCGAGCAGTACGGTCGCAGCCTCGAACTCCTGCAGAACGTGTACCCCGAACTAGGCGTGCTGCGCTTGGAAGAGGCCAATGTGTCTCAGACCAAGCGCTTTACTCGTCAGGACGTGCGCGATGACTTCCTGGACGAGCTGCGCTCATTGAACGACGGGGACTACGAGATCTACAGCCAGGTGTGCGGCTGGTTTGACGAAGAGTGCGAGCGCCGCGGTCTGTGA
- a CDS encoding phytanoyl-CoA dioxygenase family protein, whose translation MSSSAKDASSAQEQYGLTQEQIDFFEENGYLGPMEAIGEAEMGELRSWIDKLGFLDGPSPVYDMGADYKHRILRDWHLVYKELMELSSLPVIVEAMASLMGPNLVLWRSQFQYKDSGGGAVAWHQDLGFPGHLFRPAIDPVKNISAWIAIDDSNLTNGCVRIVPGSHKREIERRMSRVGPEDKGLFGRRYKVEYVVDTSDAVALVMKPGQFFLFNESSLHGSTGNPTAKRRMGFSTRVTTPEVKIYEGQDVDGQGFPLDHYSPVLIRGEDKYDQNGIVQASDLEFVTQ comes from the coding sequence ATGAGTTCGTCCGCCAAGGATGCAAGCAGCGCGCAGGAGCAGTACGGCCTGACGCAGGAGCAGATCGACTTCTTCGAGGAGAACGGTTACCTCGGGCCGATGGAGGCGATCGGTGAAGCGGAGATGGGTGAGCTGCGTAGCTGGATCGACAAGCTTGGTTTTCTCGATGGCCCGTCGCCCGTGTATGACATGGGTGCTGACTACAAGCACCGCATCCTGCGAGACTGGCATCTGGTGTACAAGGAGCTGATGGAGCTTTCCTCGCTGCCCGTCATCGTCGAGGCGATGGCGTCGCTAATGGGGCCCAACCTGGTCCTTTGGCGCTCCCAGTTCCAGTACAAGGATTCTGGTGGCGGCGCGGTGGCCTGGCACCAAGATCTCGGCTTTCCTGGGCACCTGTTTCGCCCCGCCATCGATCCGGTGAAGAACATCTCCGCGTGGATCGCCATCGACGACTCCAACCTCACCAACGGCTGCGTGCGGATTGTGCCTGGCAGTCATAAGCGGGAGATCGAGCGGCGTATGAGCCGCGTCGGTCCGGAAGACAAGGGGCTGTTCGGTCGCCGCTACAAGGTGGAGTACGTAGTCGACACGAGTGATGCGGTCGCTCTCGTGATGAAGCCTGGCCAGTTCTTCCTGTTCAATGAGAGCTCTCTGCATGGGTCGACGGGTAATCCTACGGCTAAGCGTCGGATGGGCTTCTCAACGCGCGTCACCACGCCCGAAGTGAAGATCTATGAGGGGCAGGACGTGGACGGTCAGGGGTTTCCCCTGGACCACTACTCGCCAGTGCTGATTCGCGGAGAAGACAAGTACGACCAGAACGGAATCGTACAGGCGTCCGATCTGGAGTTCGTGACCCAGTAG
- a CDS encoding PQQ-binding-like beta-propeller repeat protein — protein sequence MLNVLAPAIALSLGITVGVPALADFVVDDQIISDISSDLPAPEFDESENRMIWQDRFNQLWIARVDPITGDISPLDGRGTLVDSGLASVGEVGNTPRMSYGEEDVLIYTKDVEGTKWLAVARNVAPSVWTTELLEQGDNRLRANGTQPGFSGTARMVYNRIQPDGEIVVSWRDWNDPASEGSATVVAEGGRFLGTEPTVLTLATDQIGRTQVMQIDLATGDGELITSSPNNKINPFIWFAPEFNDFAFVLMINFTDLAVYRRVDGVWTEYNRFVIPSDKQLLSSPEAFSLNGRSYVTVVAAEELGQGDTFPGQPVGPSEIWLAGIDPDAPFFRRIDDPLTDEQRSEPEPYLLPSGPVAYYTERLAGFPGTRFLRRADTGLGPSFEYDLPVSYGGPWAGSNRDNRNCNCVPFAISDTLVAGEPIDLPGAQFAWSSLASDGTLLYSNRNNNLGVTELIALDTNTGTEKFRIDQSQTGTQLSQVGALVDRDGNFFVTAQEAITKFAPDGTVLWSTAVIGLSRGAQFLPDGRLVMFTWNAQAYILDPADGTVLGEQQLSPNRNFPATPNCLLGGAEAACAYSSGIAVESSDGTVYASLTRGTGSGLLQAFDYDPNTVTLTSRWGFASPALARPASAPVISPAGDVIYTQERNGTLSAINPAAPAIRWQVSTGISTKDTPVLNGNLILPAGTAAEGATGITVYRNTGAAAEVAFQSTDYLPRSLGAAAGEGRFVLAVQEVATGDLQLAIIDVTAGTLSTSPWATGVSPNTLRALTVRQDGAVVVQSWGRSDNIVVFSPAP from the coding sequence ATGCTTAATGTCCTCGCGCCCGCGATCGCCCTTAGCCTGGGTATCACCGTAGGCGTGCCCGCGTTGGCCGACTTTGTCGTCGACGATCAGATCATCTCCGATATCTCTAGCGACCTCCCCGCACCGGAGTTCGACGAGTCCGAGAACCGGATGATCTGGCAAGACCGTTTCAATCAGCTTTGGATCGCCCGAGTCGATCCTATCACCGGCGACATCAGCCCCCTGGACGGCCGCGGTACGCTGGTCGATTCGGGGCTCGCATCTGTGGGCGAGGTGGGCAACACCCCGCGCATGAGCTACGGCGAAGAAGACGTCCTGATCTACACCAAGGATGTAGAGGGGACGAAGTGGCTCGCAGTAGCGCGTAACGTGGCGCCGAGCGTCTGGACCACGGAGCTGCTAGAGCAGGGCGATAACCGTCTGCGAGCGAACGGCACGCAGCCTGGCTTCAGCGGCACGGCGCGGATGGTCTACAACCGCATCCAGCCCGATGGCGAGATCGTCGTGTCCTGGCGCGACTGGAACGATCCCGCCAGTGAGGGCAGCGCCACGGTGGTCGCGGAGGGCGGTCGCTTCCTAGGCACTGAGCCTACAGTGCTCACCCTGGCCACGGATCAGATCGGTCGCACGCAGGTCATGCAGATCGATCTGGCCACTGGCGACGGTGAGCTCATCACCTCCTCGCCTAACAACAAGATCAACCCGTTCATTTGGTTTGCGCCGGAGTTCAACGATTTCGCGTTCGTGCTGATGATCAACTTCACGGACCTCGCGGTCTATCGCCGCGTCGACGGCGTATGGACCGAGTACAACCGGTTTGTGATCCCCAGCGATAAGCAGCTGCTGAGCTCGCCGGAGGCCTTCTCCCTAAACGGCCGATCCTACGTCACCGTGGTGGCCGCGGAGGAGCTAGGGCAGGGCGATACCTTCCCTGGTCAGCCCGTTGGCCCAAGCGAGATTTGGCTGGCCGGCATCGACCCGGACGCCCCGTTCTTCCGCCGCATCGACGATCCGCTCACCGACGAGCAGCGCTCGGAGCCTGAGCCGTACCTACTGCCCAGCGGGCCTGTCGCTTACTACACTGAGCGTCTTGCGGGCTTTCCGGGCACACGCTTCCTGCGCCGCGCCGACACCGGTCTCGGTCCGAGCTTCGAGTACGATCTGCCCGTGAGCTACGGTGGCCCTTGGGCGGGTAGCAATCGTGACAATCGCAACTGCAACTGCGTGCCCTTCGCCATCAGCGACACGTTGGTGGCAGGTGAGCCCATCGACCTGCCGGGTGCCCAGTTCGCCTGGTCGTCACTCGCCAGCGACGGCACCTTGCTCTACAGCAACCGCAACAACAACCTGGGCGTGACCGAGCTGATCGCCCTCGACACCAACACGGGCACCGAGAAGTTCCGCATCGATCAGTCTCAGACGGGCACCCAGCTGTCCCAGGTAGGGGCGCTTGTAGATCGCGATGGCAACTTCTTCGTGACTGCTCAAGAAGCCATCACGAAGTTCGCTCCCGATGGTACGGTGCTCTGGTCAACGGCGGTGATCGGTCTGTCTCGCGGGGCGCAGTTCCTGCCGGACGGCCGCCTGGTGATGTTCACGTGGAACGCTCAGGCCTACATCCTGGATCCCGCCGACGGAACGGTGCTCGGTGAGCAGCAGCTCTCGCCGAACCGCAACTTCCCGGCTACGCCAAACTGCTTGCTCGGCGGTGCCGAGGCCGCCTGTGCCTACTCCTCAGGCATCGCGGTGGAGTCTAGCGACGGCACCGTGTACGCGTCGCTGACGCGTGGTACTGGCTCGGGACTCCTGCAGGCGTTCGACTACGATCCTAACACCGTGACTCTCACTAGCCGTTGGGGCTTCGCCTCGCCCGCCCTGGCACGACCGGCAAGTGCGCCGGTGATCAGTCCAGCCGGTGATGTGATCTACACCCAGGAGCGCAACGGCACCTTGAGCGCAATCAACCCAGCCGCCCCAGCGATTCGTTGGCAGGTGAGCACGGGCATCTCCACCAAGGATACGCCGGTGCTGAACGGTAACCTGATCCTCCCCGCGGGCACCGCGGCGGAAGGAGCGACCGGCATCACCGTGTATCGCAACACCGGCGCTGCGGCGGAGGTGGCATTCCAGAGCACCGACTACCTGCCACGCTCGCTGGGCGCGGCCGCTGGCGAGGGGCGTTTCGTCTTGGCTGTCCAAGAGGTGGCAACAGGCGATCTGCAGCTAGCCATCATCGACGTCACTGCGGGTACGCTCAGCACGTCGCCTTGGGCCACCGGCGTGTCGCCGAACACGCTGCGGGCGCTGACCGTGCGTCAGGATGGCGCCGTGGTCGTGCAGTCCTGGGGTCGCAGCGACAACATCGTAGTGTTCAGCCCCGCACCTTGA
- a CDS encoding sulfotransferase, with the protein MAEERRAPLIILCPMRSFSSVVCAVLGQHPQTYGLPEVNLFMAPTVGELMNAHASRPHGAHGLLRTLAQLQHGEQTESTVAAAQGWLDERSDWTTGQVFEFICEQVAPKIAVDKTPRTVLSPAYLERAYESFPDASFLHLTRHPRSTGKSLLNNLKRNSEWGGTFDADRVDPENIWLRAHTNITEFASTLPEGQCLRIKGEDLLTDPDLYLPQICEWLGIDTSAEAIDAMLHPERSPYACYGPENAKMGNDPEFLEKPAFRRAVVKEPELYGPLDWSGEEFRKETIKLSRELGYA; encoded by the coding sequence ATGGCCGAAGAACGTAGAGCGCCGCTGATCATCCTGTGCCCCATGCGATCGTTCTCTTCGGTCGTGTGTGCCGTGCTGGGCCAGCACCCACAGACCTACGGCTTGCCGGAGGTCAATCTGTTCATGGCGCCGACGGTAGGGGAGCTGATGAACGCCCACGCCTCACGCCCCCACGGCGCCCATGGGCTGCTGCGCACGCTCGCCCAGCTGCAGCACGGGGAGCAGACCGAGTCGACCGTGGCGGCCGCGCAGGGATGGCTAGACGAGCGATCCGACTGGACGACTGGGCAAGTCTTCGAGTTCATCTGCGAGCAGGTGGCACCGAAGATTGCCGTCGATAAGACGCCACGCACGGTCCTGAGCCCGGCGTATCTGGAGCGCGCCTACGAGAGCTTCCCCGACGCGAGCTTCCTGCACCTCACGCGCCACCCACGTTCGACCGGCAAGTCCCTGCTCAACAACCTGAAGCGCAACAGCGAGTGGGGCGGCACCTTTGATGCAGACCGTGTGGATCCGGAGAACATCTGGCTCCGCGCCCACACCAACATCACCGAATTCGCCAGCACCCTGCCTGAAGGCCAGTGCCTGCGGATAAAGGGGGAGGACTTGCTCACTGACCCCGACCTCTACCTGCCGCAGATTTGCGAGTGGCTCGGTATCGACACCAGCGCGGAGGCGATCGACGCTATGCTCCACCCGGAGCGCTCGCCCTACGCCTGCTACGGCCCGGAGAACGCGAAGATGGGCAACGACCCTGAATTTCTCGAGAAGCCGGCCTTCCGCCGGGCAGTGGTAAAGGAGCCAGAGCTCTACGGTCCGCTCGACTGGTCCGGTGAAGAGTTCCGTAAGGAGACCATCAAGCTATCTCGGGAGCTCGGTTATGCTTGA
- a CDS encoding PHB depolymerase family esterase, with amino-acid sequence MILDRSHRWHQSVRVWSLLALGALGVLAGGGCMESGDAVAAASAFDSRTLTVGKERRQYALYTPQRLPPAGERSLVLVFHGGEGSPDKIARQTGFNEVADAQGFLVAYPRSIEHWNDGRATTQSYGDDIGFARALIDALVADAGVDPRRVYATGASNGGMMTLRLACEANDAIAAFAPVIASFPVPYVERCRPERAVDILMINGRKDRLIRWGGGRIPKGRRAGVGGEVIPVAQTVDWWRTHNGCASPTRDDLADRVDDGTTVVRERNGACERGGSVIFFAIEGGGHTWPGSPVPANALAGRISQELSASQVIWQFFADKRL; translated from the coding sequence ATGATCCTAGATCGCAGCCATCGGTGGCACCAGAGCGTTCGAGTGTGGTCGCTGCTCGCCCTAGGGGCTCTAGGCGTTCTCGCTGGCGGCGGCTGTATGGAGTCAGGGGATGCCGTCGCAGCAGCCTCTGCCTTCGACAGTCGCACCCTGACCGTCGGCAAGGAGCGGCGTCAGTACGCGCTGTACACGCCGCAGCGACTGCCGCCGGCCGGAGAGCGCTCGCTGGTGCTCGTCTTTCACGGCGGCGAGGGCTCGCCGGACAAGATCGCGCGCCAAACGGGCTTCAACGAGGTGGCGGATGCGCAGGGTTTCCTCGTCGCCTACCCGCGCTCGATCGAACACTGGAACGATGGCCGCGCAACGACACAATCCTACGGAGATGACATCGGCTTTGCCCGGGCGCTGATCGACGCGTTGGTGGCGGACGCCGGAGTCGATCCGCGTCGCGTATACGCCACCGGTGCTTCCAACGGCGGCATGATGACCCTGCGCCTAGCCTGCGAAGCAAACGATGCGATCGCCGCCTTCGCACCGGTCATCGCGAGCTTCCCCGTGCCTTATGTCGAGCGCTGCCGACCAGAAAGGGCCGTTGATATACTCATGATCAATGGCCGCAAGGACCGCTTGATCCGCTGGGGCGGAGGGCGTATTCCGAAGGGACGTCGCGCGGGCGTAGGCGGGGAGGTCATCCCGGTAGCGCAGACCGTGGACTGGTGGCGCACCCATAACGGCTGCGCGAGTCCAACGCGCGATGATCTCGCCGATCGGGTGGATGACGGTACCACCGTCGTGCGTGAGCGTAACGGCGCTTGCGAGCGCGGCGGTTCAGTGATTTTTTTCGCCATAGAAGGTGGGGGTCATACCTGGCCCGGGTCTCCCGTTCCAGCCAACGCGCTGGCCGGGCGAATAAGCCAGGAGCTATCCGCCAGCCAAGTCATCTGGCAGTTCTTCGCCGACAAGCGGCTGTAG